A portion of the Juglans microcarpa x Juglans regia isolate MS1-56 chromosome 1D, Jm3101_v1.0, whole genome shotgun sequence genome contains these proteins:
- the LOC121236821 gene encoding pirin-like protein: MSEPNSPNHLRLPPSFHFFLSSTLPIQTKKGTPSIRHRKAYIPNTSIRMMLVRAISPKLLFHAKPAKTRPNHVRAPVFIRSSMSETGKAPSFETPRLVVKTVLATEQPEGDGAVVRRSIGRRELRSLDPFLLLDHFSVTPPGGFHDHPHRGFETVTYMFQGAITHQDFAGNKGTIQTGDVQWMTAGRGIVHSEMPTGGLTTGLQLWINLSSKYKMIEPSYQELLSENIERAEEDGVEVRVIAGESMGVRSPVHTLTPTMYLDFTLKPGAELHQSIPESWNSFVYIIEGEGVFGSPNSAPVAAHNLLVLGPGDGLSVWNRSSNNLRFVSLGGQPLNEPMAKYGPFVMNTQAEINRTLEDFKHFKNGFELARTWRSQ; this comes from the exons ATGTCAGAACCCAACTCTCCAAATCACCTCCGTCTTCCcccatcatttcatttcttcttatCTTCCACACTTCCTATTCAGACAAAGAAAGGCACTCCCTCTATACGACATAGAAAGGCATACATACCTAATACAAGCATAAGGATGATGCTCGTAAGGGCAATAAGCCCCAAGCTACTGTTCCACGCAAAGCCAGCAAAGACCAGACCCAACCATGTCAGAGCCCCTGTCTTCATCCGAAGCAGCATGTCTGAAACAGGTAAAGCTCCTTCTTTTGAGACGCCCAGATTGGTGGTCAAGACGGTTTTGGCCACAGAACAACCTGAGGGTGATGGTGCTGTTGTTAGGAGATCCATTGGAAG GAGGGAATTGAGGTCTTTGGATCCCTTTTTGCTGTTGGATCACTTCTCAG TGACTCCTCCTGGGGGATTTCATGATCATCCACACAGAG GTTTTGAGACTGTCACATACATGTTCCAG GGAGCCATTACCCATCAAGATTTTGCGGGCAACAAGGGGACAATTCAAACCGGTGATGTGCAG TGGATGACAGCAGGTAGAGGGATCGTCCACTCTGAAATGCCTACAGGAGGACTTACAACCGGTTTACAGCTTTGGATCAATTTATCCTCCAAATATAAAAT GATTGAACCAAGTTATCAAGAACTCCTAAGCGAGAATATAGAAAGGGCAGAGGAAGATGGGGTTGAGGTCCGAGTTATAGCAGGAGAATCCATGGGAGTCCGATCTCCGGTTCACACCCTAACTCCAACAATGTATCTGGATTTCACTCTAAAACCCGGAGCTGAACTGCATCAAAGTATCCCAGAATCATGGAATTCCTTTGTGTATATAATTGAAGGAGAAGGGGTCTTTGGCTCCCCAAACTCGGCACCCGTGGCAGCTCACAATCTCCTGGTTCTGGGTCCTGGAGACGGTCTAAGCGTGTGGAACAGGTCTTCAAATAATTTGAGATTTGTGTCGCTTGGAGGGCAGCCGCTTAATGAACCAATGGCTAAGTACGGGCCTTTTGTGATGAACACACAAGCTGAAATCAATAGGACTCTTGAGGACTTCAAACATTTCAAAAATGGGTTTGAACTGGCCAGGACCTGGAGATCtcaatga
- the LOC121250618 gene encoding ras-related protein RABA5c-like, which produces MSSDEESGGGEEYLFKIVIIGDSAVGKSNLLSRYARNEFNMHSKATIGVEFQTQVLEIDGKEVKAQIWDTAGQERFRAVTSAYYRGAVGALVVYDISRRSTFDSITRWLEELNTHSDTTVARMLVGNKCDLDNIRAVSIEEGTSLAEAEGLFFMETSALDSTNVKKAFEIVIREIYSNVSRKVLNSDSYKAELSVNRVTLVDNGADGSKQAANMFSCCSR; this is translated from the exons ATGTCGTCGGACGAGGAGTCAGGAGGTGGAGAAGAATATCTCTTCAAGATAGTCATCATCGGCGACTCTGCTGTTGGCAAATCCAACCTCCTCTCCCGCTACGCCCGCAATGAGTTCAATATGCACTCCAAGGCCACCATTGGTGTCGAGTTCCAGACCCAGGTCTTGGAAATCGACGGCAAGGAGGTCAAGGCCCAGATTTGGGACACTGCCGGCCAGGAACGCTTCCGCGCCGTCACCTCCGCCTACTACCGCGGCGCTGTCGGTGCCCTCGTCGTTTACGACATCAGCCGCCGCTCCACCTTCGACAGCATCACTCGCTGGCTCGAAGAGCTCAACA CTCATTCTGATACGACTGTGGCAAGGATGCTGGTGGGGAACAAATGTGATTTGGACAATATCAGGGCTGTGAGCATTGAGGAAGGCACAAGTCTAGCTGAAGCAGAAGGATTGTTCTTCATGGAGACGTCTGCCTTAGATTCAACAAATGTTAAAAAGGCTTTTGAGATTGTCATCCGAGAAATATACAGCAATGTCAGCAGGAAGGTTCTGAACTCAGATAGTTACAAAGCGGAATTATCTGTCAACAGGGTAACCCTTGTTGATAATGGGGCTGATGGATCCAAGCAAGCCGCAAACATGTTTTCCTGTTGTTCAAGGTGA